One region of Bacillus zhangzhouensis genomic DNA includes:
- the metG gene encoding methionine--tRNA ligase, which yields MPEKKKTFYLTTPIYYPSGKLHIGHAYTTVAGDAMARYKRLQGYDVMYLTGTDEHGQKIQQKAEEQNITPIEYLDPVVEDIKSLWKKLDISNDDFIRTTEKRHTKIIEQVFQKLLDQGDIYLDQYEGWYSIPDETFYTETQLVDVERNEKGEVIGGKSPDSGHPVELIKEESYFFRMSKYADRLLDYYEKNPSFIQPESRKNEMINNFIKPGLEDLAVSRTTFDWGIKVPNNPKHVIYVWIDALFNYLTAIGYGTDQDEKYKKYWPANVHLVGKEIVRFHTIYWPIMLMALDLPLPKQIFAHGWLLMKDGKMSKSKGNVVDPVTLIDRYGLDALRYYLLREVPFGADGVFTPEGFVERVNYDLANDLGNLLNRTVAMVQKYFDGTLNSYKGPVNEFDEVLKAVAEQTVKAYEEAMENLEFSVALSNVWTLISRTNKYIDQTAPWVLAKDETKRKELHSVMYHLAESLRITAVLLTPFLTKTPEKIFFQLGIEEEKLKSWDSILTFGAIQQATVQKGEPLFPRLDVEEEVSYIKEKMQGSAPKAEEEKVEIEETELPELGAEIAFDDFSKVDLRVAQVLEAAPVKKADRLLKLQLDFGFEKRQIVSGIAKHYQPEELVGKKLVCVANLTPVKLRGEISQGMILTGETGGKLQVLEVDQSLANGTKIL from the coding sequence ATGCCGGAAAAGAAAAAAACGTTTTATTTGACAACACCTATTTATTATCCGAGCGGAAAATTACATATTGGACATGCTTATACGACAGTAGCAGGAGATGCTATGGCTCGTTATAAACGTCTTCAAGGCTATGATGTGATGTATTTAACGGGTACAGATGAGCACGGACAAAAAATTCAGCAAAAAGCGGAAGAACAAAATATCACACCGATCGAGTATTTAGATCCAGTCGTTGAAGACATTAAATCATTATGGAAGAAACTCGACATTTCGAATGATGACTTCATCCGTACAACAGAAAAAAGACATACGAAAATCATTGAGCAAGTCTTCCAAAAACTTCTTGATCAAGGCGATATTTATTTAGATCAATATGAGGGCTGGTACAGTATTCCTGATGAGACATTCTATACGGAAACACAGCTTGTTGATGTTGAGCGTAATGAGAAAGGGGAAGTCATTGGCGGGAAAAGCCCTGACAGCGGCCACCCTGTTGAATTAATTAAAGAGGAATCATATTTCTTCCGTATGAGTAAGTATGCGGATCGTTTGCTCGATTATTACGAAAAAAATCCATCGTTTATTCAGCCGGAATCAAGAAAGAATGAAATGATTAATAACTTCATTAAACCGGGTTTAGAGGATTTAGCAGTATCAAGAACAACTTTTGATTGGGGAATTAAAGTTCCTAACAATCCAAAACATGTCATTTATGTATGGATTGATGCGTTATTCAACTATTTAACTGCGATTGGCTATGGAACAGATCAAGATGAAAAATATAAAAAATATTGGCCTGCCAACGTACATCTCGTAGGAAAAGAAATTGTACGCTTCCATACGATTTATTGGCCGATTATGTTAATGGCATTAGATTTGCCTTTGCCGAAACAAATTTTCGCACACGGCTGGCTGCTCATGAAAGACGGCAAAATGTCTAAGTCAAAAGGGAATGTGGTAGATCCGGTCACATTAATTGATCGCTATGGCCTCGATGCCCTTCGTTATTACCTGCTTCGCGAGGTACCATTTGGTGCGGATGGTGTGTTTACACCAGAAGGATTCGTGGAACGTGTAAACTATGACCTTGCCAATGATTTAGGTAACTTGCTTAATCGTACAGTTGCGATGGTGCAAAAATATTTTGACGGCACATTAAACAGCTATAAGGGTCCTGTTAATGAGTTTGATGAGGTGCTGAAAGCAGTAGCTGAGCAAACAGTCAAAGCCTATGAAGAAGCGATGGAAAACCTTGAATTCTCTGTGGCTCTTTCAAATGTATGGACATTAATCAGCAGAACCAATAAATATATTGATCAAACAGCTCCATGGGTGCTGGCAAAGGATGAAACAAAACGAAAAGAACTGCATTCTGTTATGTATCATTTAGCAGAATCACTTCGAATCACAGCAGTACTCTTAACGCCATTCCTAACGAAAACACCTGAGAAAATCTTCTTCCAGCTTGGAATTGAAGAAGAGAAACTCAAAAGCTGGGATAGTATCTTAACATTTGGTGCAATTCAACAAGCGACGGTACAAAAAGGAGAGCCTTTGTTCCCACGTTTAGATGTTGAAGAAGAAGTATCCTACATTAAAGAAAAAATGCAGGGAAGTGCACCTAAGGCAGAAGAAGAGAAAGTGGAAATCGAAGAAACGGAATTACCTGAGCTGGGAGCAGAAATTGCATTTGATGATTTCTCGAAAGTCGATCTTAGAGTCGCACAGGTATTGGAAGCAGCCCCAGTTAAAAAAGCGGATCGTCTCTTAAAGCTTCAGCTTGATTTTGGATTTGAAAAAAGACAAATAGTCTCTGGGATTGCCAAGCACTATCAACCAGAGGAATTAGTAGGGAAAAAGCTCGTTTGCGTAGCGAATCTTACACCAGTTAAACTCAGAGGGGAAATTTCCCAGGGAATGATTTTAACTGGAGAAACTGGCGGGAAATTGCAAGTTCTTGAAGTAGATCAATCTCTAGCAAATGGAACAAAAATTTTATAA
- a CDS encoding TatD family hydrolase, whose translation MLFDTHAHLNAEQYNEDLEQVIERAKSEKVEKIVVVGFDRPTITRAMELIEEYDFIYAAIGWHPVDAIDMTDEDLIWIKDLSQHEKVVAIGEMGLDYYWDKSPKDVQKEVFRRQIALAKKVNLPIVIHNRDATEDVVAILKEEGAAEVGGIMHCFTGSLEIAKACMEMNFYISFGGPVTFKNAKKPKEVVKEIPSDRLLIETDCPYLTPVPFRGKRNEPSYVKYIAEQIAELREISFEELAELTTKNAKKVFRIN comes from the coding sequence ATGTTATTTGATACACATGCCCACTTAAATGCAGAACAATACAATGAAGACTTAGAGCAGGTGATTGAAAGAGCGAAAAGCGAAAAAGTTGAGAAAATCGTGGTGGTAGGGTTTGACCGCCCAACAATTACGAGAGCGATGGAGTTAATTGAAGAGTATGATTTCATATATGCAGCTATCGGCTGGCACCCAGTCGATGCTATTGATATGACAGATGAGGATTTGATTTGGATCAAAGATTTATCTCAACACGAAAAAGTGGTTGCTATTGGAGAAATGGGTCTGGATTACTATTGGGACAAGTCGCCAAAAGATGTACAAAAGGAAGTCTTTAGACGCCAAATTGCTCTTGCGAAGAAAGTGAATCTTCCAATCGTTATTCATAATCGTGACGCAACGGAAGATGTTGTGGCGATTTTAAAGGAAGAGGGAGCAGCTGAGGTTGGAGGTATTATGCATTGCTTTACTGGCAGCCTGGAAATTGCAAAAGCGTGTATGGAGATGAACTTTTATATTTCATTCGGTGGACCCGTGACATTTAAAAATGCCAAAAAGCCAAAGGAAGTTGTAAAGGAGATACCAAGCGACCGGCTTTTGATTGAAACAGACTGCCCATACTTAACGCCAGTGCCATTTAGAGGGAAACGTAACGAGCCAAGTTATGTAAAATATATCGCAGAACAGATTGCGGAGCTGAGAGAAATCAGCTTTGAAGAGCTTGCTGAATTGACAACAAAAAATGCAAAAAAAGTTTTCCGTATAAACTGA
- a CDS encoding ubiquitin-like domain-containing protein, translated as MKNLFSVKLGKGKVLLLVVCLLLAGTGTAYGAHELTKQSITISINGKEKTIRTHEETVAELLSDLGIRTKAEDHISPSLNTKIQENMNIVYDAAIPVHLTLDGKEKTIWTTDQTVGALLKNEKINIGKHDQVTPGKNEKLKKDMNLVVQQAFQVSLNDGGKDKKVWTTSTTVADFLKQQELKLKKHDKIKPALHSNLSKKSADIKITRVEKVTDVVEEKIAFDTKHKKDQSLEKGKEKILKKGEEGKLKKHYVIVKENGIVVSKELIKEVTEKDSKDRLVAIGIGTQAAQKKPAVSPVVSRNNESSGREFYVASTAYTASCAGCTGRTSTGFDLKANPGAKVIAVDPSVIPLGSKVYVEGYGYAVASDTGSAIKGNKIDVFVPSKSAAYQWGNKRVKIRVLK; from the coding sequence ATGAAAAATCTGTTTTCTGTTAAGCTAGGAAAAGGCAAGGTTTTATTACTAGTTGTTTGCTTGCTTTTAGCTGGAACTGGAACGGCATACGGTGCGCATGAGCTCACTAAGCAGTCTATTACCATTTCAATTAATGGTAAAGAGAAGACAATTCGTACACATGAAGAGACAGTAGCAGAGCTGCTTTCAGACCTTGGAATAAGGACCAAGGCGGAGGATCATATCTCTCCAAGTCTAAATACAAAGATTCAAGAAAACATGAACATTGTGTATGATGCGGCTATACCGGTTCATCTGACCCTAGATGGGAAAGAGAAAACGATATGGACAACAGATCAGACGGTTGGAGCATTATTGAAGAATGAGAAGATAAATATTGGGAAGCACGATCAAGTAACTCCAGGAAAGAATGAAAAGTTAAAAAAGGATATGAATCTTGTGGTTCAGCAGGCCTTCCAGGTCAGCTTAAATGATGGAGGAAAAGATAAAAAAGTGTGGACCACTTCGACTACGGTCGCTGACTTTTTAAAGCAACAAGAGCTAAAGCTCAAGAAGCACGATAAGATCAAGCCTGCGTTACATAGTAACCTTTCTAAAAAGAGCGCAGATATAAAGATCACTCGGGTGGAAAAAGTCACCGATGTAGTGGAAGAGAAAATTGCTTTTGATACCAAACATAAAAAGGATCAATCTCTTGAAAAAGGGAAAGAGAAGATACTTAAAAAAGGTGAAGAAGGTAAATTGAAGAAGCACTATGTCATTGTGAAAGAAAACGGCATAGTGGTCTCTAAAGAATTGATTAAAGAAGTAACCGAAAAAGATAGCAAGGACCGTTTAGTGGCCATTGGTATTGGTACACAAGCGGCCCAAAAGAAGCCCGCAGTGTCTCCTGTGGTTTCACGAAACAATGAATCGTCAGGAAGAGAATTTTATGTGGCGTCAACAGCCTATACAGCGAGTTGCGCTGGATGTACGGGCAGAACGTCTACAGGCTTTGATTTAAAAGCGAATCCGGGTGCAAAGGTCATAGCAGTTGATCCGAGTGTCATTCCGCTGGGCTCAAAAGTGTATGTGGAAGGCTATGGATATGCCGTTGCATCAGACACTGGATCTGCTATAAAAGGGAATAAAATTGATGTGTTCGTCCCAAGTAAGTCGGCAGCTTATCAATGGGGAAATAAACGAGTGAAAATTAGAGTACTCAAATAA
- the rnmV gene encoding ribonuclease M5 — MKIKEIIVVEGRDDTARVKMAVDADTIETNGSAIGDTVIQQVRLAQETRGVIILTDPDFPGEKIRKTIAETVPGCKHAFLPKHLAKAKRDKGIGVEHASLDSIRECLAHVHEEMEESESDITLDDLFDAGLIGDEASKRRRERLGVLLNIGYTNAKQLQKRLHMFQITKHDFIAALKTVMQEEADE, encoded by the coding sequence ATGAAAATTAAAGAAATCATTGTGGTGGAGGGTCGTGATGACACTGCCAGAGTGAAGATGGCAGTTGATGCAGATACGATTGAAACAAACGGATCTGCCATTGGCGATACAGTCATTCAACAAGTGCGTCTTGCTCAGGAGACAAGAGGAGTCATTATTTTAACAGATCCTGATTTTCCTGGTGAGAAAATCCGTAAAACCATCGCAGAGACGGTTCCCGGCTGTAAGCACGCTTTTTTGCCAAAACATCTTGCGAAGGCGAAGCGGGATAAAGGAATTGGTGTCGAGCATGCTTCCTTGGACAGTATTCGGGAATGCCTTGCCCATGTCCATGAAGAAATGGAAGAATCGGAAAGTGACATTACATTAGACGACTTATTTGACGCAGGCCTTATTGGAGACGAAGCATCGAAACGCCGCCGCGAACGGCTAGGTGTGCTTTTAAATATAGGATATACCAATGCGAAGCAGCTACAAAAGCGCCTTCACATGTTCCAAATAACCAAACATGATTTTATTGCGGCCTTAAAGACCGTCATGCAGGAGGAAGCCGATGAATAA
- the rsmA gene encoding 16S rRNA (adenine(1518)-N(6)/adenine(1519)-N(6))-dimethyltransferase RsmA has product MNKDIATPVRTKEILKKYGFSFKKSLGQNFLIDTNILDRIVDHAEVTDETGVIEIGPGIGALTEQLAKRAKKVTAFEIDQRLLPILNDTLSPYDNVTIIHQDVLKADVRKVIEENFADCKEVMVVANLPYYVTTPIIMKLLEENLPLKGIVVMLQKEVADRMAAVPSSKEYNSLSIAVQFYTEAKTVMVVPKTVFVPQPNVDSAVIKLTVRETPAVSVENDAFFFQLIRASFGQRRKTLMNNLMNNLPDGKKHKAIIEEALQTADIDGKRRGETLSIEEFARLSNVLQKALS; this is encoded by the coding sequence ATGAATAAAGATATTGCGACACCCGTCAGAACGAAGGAAATACTGAAGAAGTACGGTTTCTCTTTTAAAAAGAGCTTAGGTCAGAACTTCTTAATTGATACAAATATTTTAGATCGCATTGTCGATCACGCAGAGGTTACTGATGAGACCGGCGTCATTGAAATTGGGCCTGGTATCGGCGCATTGACAGAGCAGCTCGCGAAACGTGCAAAGAAAGTCACCGCTTTTGAAATCGATCAGCGTTTATTGCCTATTTTAAACGATACGCTTTCTCCATATGATAATGTCACGATTATACATCAAGACGTATTAAAGGCGGATGTGAGAAAGGTCATTGAAGAAAATTTTGCTGACTGTAAGGAAGTGATGGTCGTAGCCAATCTTCCATATTACGTGACAACACCGATTATAATGAAATTGCTTGAAGAAAACCTTCCATTGAAAGGGATTGTGGTCATGCTGCAAAAAGAAGTAGCAGATCGTATGGCAGCTGTCCCTTCATCAAAAGAATATAATTCACTTTCTATCGCAGTTCAATTTTATACGGAAGCAAAAACAGTGATGGTTGTGCCTAAAACGGTTTTTGTCCCTCAGCCAAATGTCGATTCAGCTGTGATTAAGCTGACTGTTCGTGAAACGCCTGCTGTCTCAGTAGAAAATGATGCGTTTTTCTTTCAATTGATCCGAGCGAGCTTTGGCCAGCGCCGGAAAACATTGATGAATAATTTAATGAACAATCTACCCGATGGAAAAAAACATAAAGCGATCATCGAGGAAGCACTCCAAACAGCAGATATTGATGGAAAGCGCCGCGGAGAAACATTATCCATTGAGGAATTTGCCAGATTGTCGAATGTTTTACAAAAAGCCCTATCGTAA
- the yabG gene encoding sporulation peptidase YabG, with translation MQFQIGDMVTRASYQMDIMFRIIRIDETDQHEATAILHGNEVRLIADAKMSDLILIQKEEQLTREKDDERKINESLDLLRQDYQLLREKQEYYTSGQYQHQEQYFHMPGKVLHLDGDASYLKKCLDVYERIGVPVYGVHCHEKKMPSVIDSLLDQYRPDILVITGHDAYSKQKGGVNDIGAYRHSRHFVETVQKARKKIPHLDQLVIFAGACQSHFESLIQAGANFASSPSRVNIHALDPVYIVAKISFTPFVDRINVWDVLRNTLTREKGLGGIETKGVLRVGMPYKIDHEST, from the coding sequence ATGCAATTTCAAATAGGAGATATGGTGACGAGGGCATCCTATCAAATGGATATTATGTTTCGAATCATTCGAATTGATGAGACAGATCAGCACGAAGCTACTGCCATATTGCATGGGAATGAAGTGAGGCTGATTGCGGATGCTAAGATGTCGGATCTCATTTTGATTCAAAAAGAGGAGCAGCTGACAAGGGAGAAGGACGACGAACGGAAAATTAATGAATCGCTCGACTTACTAAGACAGGATTATCAGCTGCTGCGTGAAAAACAAGAGTATTATACTTCTGGACAATATCAGCATCAGGAGCAGTATTTTCACATGCCCGGAAAGGTTCTTCATTTAGATGGAGATGCTTCATACTTAAAGAAATGCTTAGATGTATATGAACGAATTGGTGTGCCTGTATACGGAGTGCATTGTCATGAGAAGAAAATGCCAAGCGTGATCGATTCGTTACTTGATCAATATCGACCTGATATTTTGGTCATTACAGGGCATGATGCGTATTCTAAGCAAAAGGGCGGCGTAAATGATATCGGAGCCTATCGCCATTCTCGTCATTTCGTTGAAACGGTTCAAAAAGCAAGAAAGAAAATTCCTCATTTGGATCAGCTTGTGATCTTTGCAGGTGCCTGTCAATCTCATTTTGAATCATTGATTCAAGCAGGTGCGAATTTTGCAAGCTCACCTTCACGTGTGAACATCCATGCGCTCGATCCCGTCTATATTGTGGCGAAGATCAGCTTCACTCCATTTGTAGATCGAATCAACGTGTGGGATGTACTTCGTAATACATTAACAAGAGAAAAAGGTCTTGGAGGCATCGAGACGAAGGGTGTTTTAAGGGTAGGTATGCCATATAAAATAGACCATGAATCGACATAA
- a CDS encoding Veg family protein encodes MAKTLSDIKRSLDGNLGKRLTLKANGGRRKTIERSGILAETYPSVFVIQLDQDENSFERVSYSYADILTETVELTFDDTASSVAY; translated from the coding sequence ATGGCGAAGACTTTGTCCGACATCAAAAGATCGCTTGATGGTAACTTAGGTAAACGTTTGACGTTAAAGGCTAACGGAGGCCGCCGTAAAACAATTGAGCGTTCGGGCATTTTAGCTGAAACGTACCCTTCTGTATTTGTGATTCAATTAGATCAAGATGAGAATTCGTTTGAAAGAGTTTCTTACAGTTATGCAGATATACTGACTGAGACGGTCGAATTAACGTTCGATGATACCGCTAGCTCAGTCGCCTATTAA
- a CDS encoding alpha/beta-type small acid-soluble spore protein, translating to MGRRRGIMSDEFKYELAKDLGFYDTVKNGGWGEIRARDAGNMVKRAIELAQQHMAQDENQR from the coding sequence TTGGGTAGACGCCGAGGCATTATGTCAGATGAGTTCAAATACGAGCTGGCGAAGGATCTTGGATTTTATGATACCGTCAAAAATGGAGGCTGGGGAGAAATTCGTGCGCGTGACGCAGGTAATATGGTCAAACGCGCCATCGAATTAGCTCAGCAGCATATGGCTCAGGATGAGAATCAACGATAG
- a CDS encoding IS3 family transposase (programmed frameshift) has product MKKNRYSAEIKWAVVKDKLSGQFTNQQIMDKYHIKNVSQIKTWMKWYRENQLHRFDQPIGKQYSFGHGPDNVSKEEKVNRQIEHLKMENEILKKVFGDRRGVEKRVALNLVEKLRKNYTVTSVLSILQIARSTYYRWVSEGIREKSQVEKAVISLCTETSFRYGHRKIRKLLQRQYDIKRNRNTVQRIMQKHHLQCRVKRKRKWKSQGESVIIAPIGLNRNFTAIHPNLKWVTDITYIQYGPRTLYLSTMMDLYNNEVVAYTLDDHQQTSLILDTLRAALEKRNSPKGVLVHSDQGSVYSSYAYQKELGVRNLTSSMSRRGNCWDNAVIESFHSSLKSEEFMFTKFNSISEKDVRQRIDHYIKYYNEERIQEKLGYHAPKTFSSMSA; this is encoded by the exons ATGAAAAAAAACAGATATTCAGCTGAAATAAAATGGGCGGTTGTGAAAGATAAATTAAGCGGGCAGTTTACCAATCAACAAATTATGGATAAATATCATATAAAGAATGTATCTCAGATTAAAACATGGATGAAGTGGTATCGAGAAAATCAGTTACATCGATTCGATCAGCCAATTGGAAAACAATATAGCTTCGGGCATGGACCTGACAATGTATCCAAAGAGGAAAAAGTAAATAGGCAGATTGAACACCTTAAGATGGAGAATGAAATTCTAA AAAAAGTATTTGGAGATCGTAGAGGAGTTGAAAAAAGAGTAGCCTTGAATTTGGTCGAGAAATTACGGAAGAACTATACAGTAACATCTGTCCTAAGTATTTTGCAGATCGCCAGATCGACCTATTATCGCTGGGTATCCGAAGGAATACGTGAAAAATCACAAGTGGAGAAGGCTGTTATTTCCTTATGTACCGAAACGTCGTTCCGGTACGGCCACCGTAAGATCCGAAAGCTACTTCAGCGCCAATATGATATCAAACGAAACCGAAATACTGTACAGCGCATCATGCAAAAACACCATCTTCAATGTCGTGTGAAGCGTAAAAGGAAATGGAAATCACAAGGGGAATCTGTCATCATTGCCCCAATAGGATTAAATCGGAACTTCACCGCAATACACCCGAATTTAAAATGGGTAACCGATATTACTTATATTCAGTATGGACCGAGAACGCTCTACCTTTCGACCATGATGGATTTATACAACAACGAAGTTGTTGCCTATACCCTAGATGATCACCAACAGACATCACTCATATTGGACACATTGAGGGCAGCTTTAGAGAAAAGGAATTCACCTAAAGGTGTACTTGTGCATTCAGATCAAGGAAGTGTATACAGTTCGTATGCATATCAAAAAGAGCTAGGGGTAAGGAACCTCACAAGCAGTATGTCTAGACGAGGCAACTGTTGGGATAACGCAGTGATTGAATCATTCCATTCTAGCTTAAAATCAGAGGAATTTATGTTTACAAAGTTCAATTCTATATCAGAAAAAGATGTCAGACAACGAATCGACCATTACATCAAGTATTATAATGAAGAGCGTATTCAAGAAAAATTAGGCTACCACGCACCAAAAACATTTAGTAGCATGTCAGCCTAA
- the ispE gene encoding 4-(cytidine 5'-diphospho)-2-C-methyl-D-erythritol kinase, with translation MRILEKAPAKINLSLDVHGKRPDGYHEVEMVMTTIDLADRLELTELDKDEIRVSSHNRFVPDDQRNLAYQAAKLLKTRFGIQKGVSIVITKAIPVAAGLAGGSSDAAAALRGLNRLWKLNLTLDELAELGAEIGSDVSFCVHGGTALATGRGEKLKHIATPPHCWVILAKPVIGVSTAEVYRQYDADKVEHPNVQRMIEAIEAKDYKEMCGSLGNVLESVTLKMYPEVDMIKRQMKRFGADAVLMSGSGPTVFGLIQYESKVQRIYNGLRGFCDQVYAVRMIGEQNPLD, from the coding sequence TTGCGTATTTTAGAAAAAGCACCGGCAAAAATTAATCTCTCTCTTGATGTTCATGGAAAAAGACCGGATGGATATCACGAAGTGGAGATGGTGATGACAACAATAGACCTGGCAGATCGACTTGAGCTGACGGAGCTGGACAAAGATGAAATCCGTGTATCATCTCATAATCGATTTGTGCCAGATGATCAGCGTAACTTGGCTTATCAGGCGGCTAAATTACTCAAAACAAGGTTCGGTATTCAAAAAGGGGTATCGATTGTCATCACAAAAGCAATACCTGTTGCAGCAGGTTTAGCTGGAGGCAGCAGTGATGCAGCAGCAGCGCTTCGAGGTTTAAACCGTTTGTGGAAGTTAAATCTCACGTTAGATGAACTAGCTGAGCTTGGAGCGGAGATCGGCTCAGATGTGTCTTTTTGTGTACACGGAGGTACAGCACTAGCGACAGGACGTGGAGAAAAACTGAAGCATATCGCGACACCGCCGCATTGCTGGGTGATTTTAGCGAAGCCGGTGATTGGGGTATCTACAGCAGAAGTTTATAGACAATATGATGCAGACAAAGTAGAACACCCAAATGTACAGCGTATGATTGAAGCCATTGAAGCGAAAGATTATAAAGAGATGTGCGGCTCACTCGGTAACGTTCTGGAGTCTGTGACATTAAAAATGTATCCTGAAGTAGATATGATCAAAAGACAGATGAAGCGTTTCGGTGCTGATGCGGTATTAATGAGTGGAAGCGGCCCAACTGTGTTTGGTTTGATTCAATATGAATCGAAGGTACAAAGAATATATAACGGACTGAGAGGATTTTGTGATCAAGTATACGCTGTCCGCATGATCGGCGAACAAAATCCCCTTGATTAA
- the purR gene encoding pur operon repressor yields the protein MKFRRSGRLVDLTNYLLTHPHVLVPLTFFAERYQSAKSSISEDLTIIKQTFEQQGIGTLLTVPGAAGGVKYIPKIHLKEADGVVNDIGEALSTPERVLPGGYLYLTDVLGNPSILAKIGKLFATIFADRAIDVVMTVATKGIPIAYSVAGFLNVPVVIVRKDNKVTEGSTVSINYASGSSNRIQTMSLAKRSLDKGSNVLIIDDFMKAGGTINGMMNLLEEFNANVAGIGVLLEDEGVDERLVDEYVSLLKLSTIDMKQKIIEINEGNFHEFFHSKA from the coding sequence ATGAAGTTTCGTCGAAGCGGCAGATTGGTGGACTTAACAAATTATTTGTTAACCCACCCGCACGTACTAGTACCGTTAACTTTTTTTGCAGAGCGATATCAATCTGCGAAGTCCTCCATTAGTGAAGACTTAACGATTATCAAACAGACCTTCGAACAGCAGGGAATAGGCACATTGCTTACTGTACCTGGCGCTGCTGGCGGAGTGAAATATATTCCAAAAATTCACCTAAAAGAAGCAGATGGCGTAGTAAACGATATCGGAGAGGCATTATCAACACCTGAACGTGTACTTCCTGGCGGTTATTTATATTTAACCGATGTTTTAGGCAATCCATCGATTCTTGCGAAAATCGGTAAGCTGTTTGCGACCATCTTTGCGGACCGTGCGATTGATGTCGTCATGACCGTTGCGACAAAGGGTATTCCAATTGCCTATTCTGTTGCGGGTTTTTTAAATGTACCTGTTGTAATCGTTAGAAAAGATAATAAGGTAACCGAAGGATCAACTGTCAGTATTAATTATGCGTCAGGTTCTTCTAATCGGATTCAAACCATGTCCCTTGCAAAGCGCAGCTTAGATAAAGGCTCCAATGTGTTGATCATTGATGACTTTATGAAAGCGGGCGGAACCATTAACGGCATGATGAATCTGCTTGAGGAATTTAATGCAAATGTTGCCGGGATCGGTGTTCTTTTAGAAGACGAAGGTGTAGATGAACGTCTTGTTGATGAATATGTCTCGTTGTTAAAGCTTTCAACCATTGATATGAAGCAAAAAATCATTGAGATCAATGAAGGCAATTTCCACGAGTTTTTTCATTCGAAAGCGTAA